TGCAGATGTTGTTTGTGTATGAATGCAGTTGCAGGTGGCTAGTCATGATGTTTGTAGTTTCAACCCATGTTGTGGGATGTGCTCATGGTGGTCTGGTAGAGATTTGGTGGGATATTTTAGGCTAAGGGATATTTTAGGTAAaccaaattcttttcttttttgttttctggGTAGATTACCCATAATGGTTAAATGAAAAGTATATTTTCAATTCTTGTCTAATTGACCAGGAAATGTGGTTTTTGAacatctttttcacccaggaaatgTGGTTTTTGgtctaattgaccaattttgtggtttttgatcAAATTTTGGATATCTTTTTCACCTAGGAAATGTGAAAATTGATTATGATCACATAGGATTTCACCGGGAAAAGAAAGCAAGAAAAAAAACCAAATACGTGAACGGCACGATTCGAACCTGCGTGGGCAGAGCCCACATGACTTCTAGTCATGCTTCGATAACCACTACGGCACGTCCACACGGTTGGAGTGCGGTAATATTAGCTCAAAGGGAATAAAACGCAACGACTGCACCAAGCAAATGCACCATAACCCACCACTGACGGGTTGGCTAGTACCTTTTTTGTACAGTGAATATTATTCTCTCAACTTTCACCTTTGAATCTGTGTAAACCGTAAACCCCGTGACCCGCCAAGTAAGTTCAGCTTTCCTCTCTTGCGTGTTAAAATGTATCAAACCAAATCCGAGATTGAGATGTCATAAAAACACTTTAGATTGTGTATGGAATTGGACTCTTTTGGATTAtggttagggctgcacaacgggtacgGTGGGTAGGATATGTTTTATACGCGTCACCCTACCCATTTACTGgcagttaagaaaatctttacccgccaccctactcgccaaataatggatagggtaggatacgattaaaaaactggcgggtagggtagggttggcgggtatgggtagggtatgtgcactcctACGTAGGATGGGTAGGATATGgcatatacccgccaccctatccatttactggcggttaagaaaatctttacccgccaccctacccgccaaatagtcgATAGGGTAGTATACGGTTAAAAAACttgcgggtagggtagggtattTGCACCCCTAATTATGGTTTCAGATTAGCTTAAAATTCCTTGCTCCTTTGCTCACGAGAGATTTCTCGGGACGAGGGTTAAtcatttttgatggaaaatatagcaatGCCATATTGTAACCCAACACCAAGTTTAGGGTAGAGTAGATGGATTCTGATTCTTGAATCTGTTTCTAAAGGTCATCGGTAAACCGATTCTGACTATCATTGCTCATATACACTGAGCTCCTAATGCTTGCAAGTTTTTTCTCTtatgctgttttttttttccgttaaaaaaagagtaaaaagaaaaagaaagtataCATTTTCACATGGAAAAggaaagaaagaacaaaagacAGAGGAAATCAATATAACCCTTATAAACACATTATATATTGATTAAAAGATAGGTAAGACATGCAACACAAACATAAAAGAAACACCCTAACTCTCATACTCTAGCTTGTGATGGAATAGTTAAAAGAAGATCCATCAAGCAGAGTTGGAGAAACTTGTTTTTAATTTTCCGTTAgttagatgaagaaaaaaaacttctaTATATAATCTAATTATACGCTAATAGTGCGATTTATTGGAATAATAACTTGGTTATTATTTCTAGCCAACAAATTAGTAGCATGATGAAGAAGTTTCTTCCTTTCTTTAATGGCTGGATCTTGTAACAACAATACTTTGTCTTTGTCTCTTACTCCAACCATGTGCAAGTAgtctccatcttctctttctttcCCTTTAAACAATACCCTTTGTTCTCTTGGTTCCAAACCTGTCACCAGTGAGAGTATTATCTTCAATTCTCCTGCAAAATCGAATAACCAAAATACAGTTAGTACCCATAACACaatacatcaaaattaaaacTCAACGTGCTGTCATCTGTATCTACATATGAAGAAGATATGTACGAAGCTAACGAGTATGTAGAAGTTTTAAGGGTAATAACACATACCAAAAGTTGAGGTAGAATCAATGGAGATATCATGCCATCTTGACTCAGTTGCAACTCTTATTGTGATCAATTCTCCTCCGCTACTAATGCTTCCTCCACCGTCTCTCTTTTGAACAAGCATTCCACCTGGTCTAAGTTCCCACTTGATCTCACCAATACCGCCAACATTATTTgcaccaccactgctgctgctgctgctaacaCTACTAACACTTCTATTAAGCTTAGAGTTGCTCCTGAAAAATCTCTTTGATCtcaacttcatcgttctttttTTCTAAGTAATCTCTACTTTTCAAGTTCTATATTTTTAGgcctttgttcaaaaaaaaaaagaaaaaagttctgtatttctctctctctctctctaaaacTTTAAGATGGCTCTGTTGAATGTGACTTGCTTCTTATATACAAGCAGTGGCTTGTATTAAGACAAACCATCCGATGATTAAAAAGACAACACACCGCCCCCCAAACTATAATTTTTATGTGTACCAACAAATATATATTGGAAATAATCTACGAAAGAGAACGGTGACACGTGGACCGGGATATGGGGGGTGATTGTTGTGCCGTTTTTATGGGGGGTAATGCACATGGGACGGGACACTAGTTTGAAAACACGATTGGTGAAGGACTAATCAAAGCGTAATGCCGAACAAAAACTCACATATTATTTGTCGGTTGGTCTA
The nucleotide sequence above comes from Papaver somniferum cultivar HN1 chromosome 8, ASM357369v1, whole genome shotgun sequence. Encoded proteins:
- the LOC113304528 gene encoding BAG family molecular chaperone regulator 2-like, translated to MKLRSKRFFRSNSKLNRSVSSVSSSSSSGGANNVGGIGEIKWELRPGGMLVQKRDGGGSISSGGELITIRVATESRWHDISIDSTSTFGELKIILSLVTGLEPREQRVLFKGKEREDGDYLHMVGVRDKDKVLLLQDPAIKERKKLLHHATNLLARNNNQVIIPINRTISV